Proteins from a genomic interval of Chitinophagales bacterium:
- a CDS encoding Kazal-type serine protease inhibitor domain-containing protein, translated as MKILSLLITCLSIWILNASESCNAKREAEASNKVKTEETIDTAKDCIDKSKIDKNGLCTMDYTPVCGCDQKTYSNACVADKNGVTSWTSGECGSLKTSDCIDESNIEKNAPCTKEYRPVCGCDNKTYSNTCMAEKSGLLSWIEGECGQKKEDEANTKECIDESKIDKTRPCTKEYRPVCGCDGKTYPNKCIADKAGLIRWINGPCSK; from the coding sequence ATGAAAATCTTATCCCTTCTAATCACTTGTCTTAGTATATGGATACTCAACGCATCCGAGAGCTGCAATGCCAAACGAGAAGCAGAAGCTTCTAATAAAGTCAAGACTGAAGAAACAATAGATACAGCCAAAGACTGCATTGACAAATCAAAAATAGATAAAAATGGTTTGTGTACAATGGACTATACACCTGTTTGTGGCTGTGACCAAAAGACTTATTCCAATGCATGTGTAGCAGACAAAAACGGCGTAACTTCTTGGACATCGGGCGAATGTGGCAGTCTCAAAACAAGCGACTGTATTGACGAATCTAATATCGAAAAAAACGCCCCTTGTACCAAAGAATACCGCCCTGTTTGTGGATGCGACAACAAAACCTACTCTAATACTTGTATGGCTGAAAAATCGGGTCTATTGTCATGGATAGAAGGGGAATGTGGACAAAAAAAGGAGGATGAAGCCAATACCAAAGAATGTATTGACGAGTCGAAGATTGACAAGACCCGCCCTTGCACCAAAGAGTACCGCCCTGTTTGTGGCTGTGACGGTAAAACCTATCCTAATAAGTGCATAGCAGATAAAGCAGGTCTAATAAGATGGATAAATGGCCCTTGTAGTAAGTAA